In Spirochaetales bacterium, the following are encoded in one genomic region:
- a CDS encoding tetratricopeptide repeat protein, with protein MSDTENQANEVQNLIAELSKLGYFYLKEDRLDEAEEKFKKIIEYDDKNTYALVGLGDVERKKGNFNEAVRYYEACLEHHADNNYALFGLADSYKALKNYHKAIDIWEKYLVNDERNVTVLTRIADAYKKIKNFDKSHEVYLRALEIEPENAYALIGLGYLNFDFKNYKEALRYWEKVLTLQEDEENIKILTALGNCHRKLKTFHEGLNYFKMALDIEDNNFYALFGMADCYRGIKDHRKSLEYWERILDFDPNNKVILTRAGDACRNLGDLEKAAAYYNKALNVGFDTYAVLGLAMINKVQGNFDEAINSLLKLVKNDPDNPRLYLEASECYTLTKQKEKAVQILTEYTKRGNRNIYISEMLIKLKKDK; from the coding sequence ATGAGTGATACAGAAAATCAGGCTAATGAAGTGCAAAACCTCATTGCAGAACTCTCGAAACTCGGCTATTTCTATCTTAAGGAAGACAGACTTGATGAGGCGGAAGAGAAATTCAAGAAAATAATCGAATATGATGATAAAAACACCTACGCGCTTGTCGGGCTGGGAGACGTGGAGAGGAAAAAGGGTAATTTCAACGAAGCGGTCCGGTATTATGAAGCCTGCCTGGAACACCATGCGGATAACAATTACGCCCTTTTCGGTCTCGCGGACAGTTACAAGGCGCTCAAAAATTATCACAAGGCGATCGATATCTGGGAAAAGTACCTTGTCAATGACGAACGGAACGTCACCGTCCTCACCAGGATCGCGGACGCTTACAAGAAAATAAAGAATTTCGACAAATCCCATGAAGTATACCTCAGGGCGCTAGAAATCGAACCGGAAAACGCCTATGCCCTTATCGGCCTCGGCTACCTCAATTTCGATTTTAAAAACTATAAAGAGGCGCTCCGCTACTGGGAAAAGGTGCTTACCTTGCAGGAGGACGAGGAAAATATAAAAATCCTCACCGCTCTCGGCAACTGCCACAGAAAATTGAAGACCTTTCATGAGGGACTCAATTATTTCAAAATGGCGCTCGATATCGAAGACAATAATTTTTATGCGCTTTTCGGAATGGCGGACTGCTACAGGGGGATCAAGGATCATCGTAAATCCCTCGAGTATTGGGAAAGAATACTCGATTTCGATCCGAACAACAAGGTGATCCTCACCCGTGCCGGCGACGCGTGCAGAAACCTGGGTGATCTCGAAAAGGCTGCCGCCTACTACAACAAGGCACTGAATGTCGGTTTTGATACGTACGCGGTACTCGGGCTCGCCATGATCAATAAAGTCCAGGGGAATTTCGACGAGGCGATCAATTCGCTTCTCAAACTCGTAAAAAACGATCCGGACAACCCGCGGCTTTATCTCGAAGCATCGGAATGCTATACGCTGACAAAACAGAAAGAAAAGGCGGTTCAGATTCTCACCGAATACACGAAAAGGGGAAACAGGAATATCTATATATCGGAAATGCTGATAAAACTCAAAAAAGATAAATAG
- the hisB gene encoding imidazoleglycerol-phosphate dehydratase HisB — translation MSKRTTKETDIHIEIDPDAGGNISIATGLPFMDHLLHAMAFHGGFGFIVKAKGDIDVDPHHLVEDTGIVLGEALKSIVSNHGVITRFSHAIIPMDDALSEVVIDVCGRPTLAYTADFPQDRVGDFDVSLLREFLAGLSARAGMSLHAHIRYGENSHHMAESLFKALGKAIKAAYAKPVENNGEMSTKGTI, via the coding sequence ATAAGCAAAAGAACGACAAAAGAGACCGATATCCATATAGAAATCGATCCGGATGCGGGAGGGAATATCTCGATCGCAACCGGTCTTCCTTTTATGGATCATCTTCTCCATGCGATGGCCTTTCACGGCGGATTCGGTTTTATCGTCAAGGCGAAAGGGGATATTGACGTCGACCCCCATCACCTCGTCGAGGATACGGGGATCGTCCTGGGAGAGGCACTTAAAAGTATCGTTTCGAATCACGGCGTTATCACGCGTTTCTCCCACGCGATTATACCGATGGATGACGCCCTGTCGGAAGTGGTGATCGATGTATGCGGAAGGCCGACACTCGCCTATACCGCAGATTTCCCCCAAGACAGGGTGGGTGATTTTGATGTTTCTTTACTCCGTGAATTTCTCGCCGGCCTCTCGGCGCGTGCGGGAATGAGTCTTCACGCCCATATCCGGTATGGGGAGAACAGCCATCATATGGCGGAATCACTCTTCAAGGCATTGGGAAAAGCGATAAAAGCGGCATATGCGAAACCCGTTGAAAACAACGGGGAAATGTCGACAAAGGGGACTATTTAA
- a CDS encoding ATP-binding protein: MAEQLIVKNLPFIRVLPAWAQELSYKYLSKTANLYIIYGNIMDFLPHKMNEGEFNFVKIQDYISDVLFGNRDIIAFYDRSSGISFCTQEMKQAYLEIMKQGNGDTPPQTLLSPNPVKAFRYLEKYFYMNMSKKLRIVLIIDYAETILPNADISNYSDEDRFCLVTLNRWAHDPIFTKGDISIILLTENLGDLSPRIVRAPVTIKVNIPIPDEKVRCSFLHFLQRQDKLLVNEKLSINEFAQSTSGLNLVNLNQLVAESYQENREITMNYLRKKKKEIIESEAIGLLEFIESEHDLTMVSGHDFVKKRFKSAAKAIKDGRFDVLPMGYLIAGPVGTGKSFMVTAFAGEIGIPIVKFRNFRSKWQGVTEANLEKCLNLLKAMAPVGVMIDEADAFLGDRNQEGDSGTSNRIFAQIASFMGNTEYRGKIIWFLITCRPDLLPIDLKRQGRAEEHLALFYPETVDEKQHLFQTLIKKLNLRIQKVNILDLFRRYRFDFSGADLESVLIRAKLLSAMRGHVFITKGDLEETIGDFVPPAYPHEIELQNLVAVLECTSREMVPKRFQNLDRAHLVNEIKELKILLGEKV; the protein is encoded by the coding sequence ATGGCCGAACAGCTTATCGTTAAAAATCTGCCTTTTATCCGGGTGCTGCCGGCATGGGCGCAGGAATTATCATATAAATATCTCTCAAAAACGGCAAATCTGTATATCATTTACGGTAATATCATGGACTTTCTTCCCCATAAAATGAACGAAGGGGAGTTCAATTTCGTTAAAATACAGGATTATATATCGGATGTCCTTTTCGGCAACAGGGATATTATCGCATTCTATGACCGTTCATCCGGCATCTCATTTTGCACACAGGAAATGAAACAAGCGTATCTTGAAATCATGAAACAGGGCAACGGCGATACCCCGCCCCAGACACTGCTTTCACCGAATCCCGTCAAAGCCTTTCGCTATCTTGAAAAATATTTCTACATGAATATGTCGAAAAAACTCAGAATCGTCCTCATCATCGACTACGCGGAGACGATTCTTCCGAATGCCGATATATCGAATTATTCCGATGAAGACCGATTCTGTCTCGTCACCCTCAACCGGTGGGCTCATGACCCTATTTTTACAAAGGGCGACATTTCCATTATTCTGCTGACGGAAAATCTCGGTGATTTGAGTCCGCGTATCGTCCGGGCGCCCGTCACCATCAAGGTTAATATACCGATTCCGGACGAAAAGGTACGGTGCAGCTTTCTCCATTTTCTCCAAAGGCAGGACAAGCTGCTGGTGAATGAAAAACTCTCGATTAATGAGTTTGCCCAGAGTACCTCCGGATTGAATCTGGTCAACCTCAATCAACTCGTTGCCGAATCGTATCAGGAAAACCGTGAAATAACCATGAATTATCTCAGGAAAAAAAAGAAAGAGATAATCGAATCGGAGGCGATCGGTCTGCTCGAGTTCATTGAATCCGAACATGACCTTACCATGGTTTCAGGGCACGATTTTGTCAAGAAACGGTTCAAAAGCGCCGCAAAGGCGATAAAGGACGGCCGTTTCGATGTCCTTCCCATGGGATATCTCATCGCCGGCCCGGTCGGCACGGGGAAGTCCTTTATGGTCACCGCTTTTGCCGGAGAGATCGGTATACCCATCGTCAAGTTCAGGAACTTCAGGTCAAAGTGGCAGGGCGTCACGGAAGCGAACCTGGAAAAGTGCCTCAACCTGCTCAAGGCAATGGCCCCGGTAGGGGTGATGATCGATGAAGCGGATGCCTTTCTCGGAGACAGAAACCAGGAAGGTGATTCCGGAACGAGCAACAGGATTTTCGCCCAGATCGCTTCGTTCATGGGCAATACCGAATACCGCGGTAAAATCATCTGGTTCCTCATTACCTGCCGGCCGGACCTGCTTCCCATCGACCTCAAACGCCAGGGACGGGCGGAAGAGCACCTTGCCCTCTTCTACCCGGAAACGGTGGATGAAAAGCAACACCTTTTCCAGACCCTGATTAAAAAACTCAACCTCCGTATCCAGAAAGTGAATATCCTGGACCTCTTCCGCCGTTACCGTTTCGATTTTTCCGGCGCCGATCTCGAATCGGTCCTGATCCGGGCAAAACTCCTCTCGGCGATGCGGGGGCATGTTTTTATCACAAAAGGAGATCTGGAGGAAACTATCGGGGATTTCGTTCCGCCGGCCTATCCCCATGAAATCGAACTGCAGAACCTTGTCGCCGTTCTTGAATGCACGAGCAGGGAGATGGTCCCCAAACGATTCCAGAACCTCGACCGTGCCCACCTGGTGAATGAAATCAAGGAATTGAAGATTCTGCTTGGCGAGAAGGTATAG
- the fusA gene encoding elongation factor G: MDKINTIRNIGIMAHIDAGKTTTTERILYYTGKSYKIGEVDDGEATMDWMEQEQERGITITSASTTCFYRDHQINIIDTPGHVDFTAEVERSLRVLDSAIAIFCAVGGVEPQSETVWHQADTYHIPRISYINKMDRIGADFYEVLEEIVAKLGAVPVPLQIPIGKESAFEGVVDLIDMKEIRWNQTDLGTSMSVSDIDGSRKEEADKWREALFDKISPFSDTLTELFLEGREVPVELIKKTIREATLNQKIVPVFCGASLRNIGVQPLLDAVIDYLPSPDEMPAYIGRHAKSEKEVKVVCSEDGHPLGLVFKIQTDREAGSINFIRMYSGSIKKGATVFNINKKKRERVNRLLRMHSNKSTQLDSVSAGDIAAVIGFKLCQTGDTIGAENFPVLLETMHFPEPVISVAIEPKTLSDRKKLKDTLEILEREDPTFIIKENDETGQLLISGMGELHLDVIVTRLIRDFKLDARVGKPQVSYRESISKAAVHTEKFHRTIGGKDNTAEITLSVRPLPRGSGNTFTSLVSKDKLPVQFIEAAKRGVTGAFSSGIMYGYQTIDIGVTLDDAAFNPATSSLFAFEAAGSLGFDAACRKAKPILLEPIMKVDVMTPNEFVGEVIGNLNGRGGTIVSHESRPTTEHIRAEVPLAAMFGYSTSLRSTTQGRATFAMEFSHFAPKEGGEKP; the protein is encoded by the coding sequence ATGGATAAAATAAATACAATTCGGAATATAGGAATCATGGCCCATATCGATGCTGGAAAAACGACGACCACCGAACGGATTCTCTATTATACGGGGAAGAGTTACAAGATCGGCGAGGTCGACGACGGTGAGGCGACGATGGACTGGATGGAACAGGAGCAGGAGCGGGGAATTACCATCACATCGGCGTCAACCACATGTTTTTACCGGGATCATCAGATCAATATCATCGATACACCCGGTCATGTGGATTTCACCGCCGAAGTGGAGCGTTCATTACGGGTACTCGACAGCGCGATCGCAATATTTTGCGCGGTCGGGGGGGTCGAGCCCCAGTCGGAGACGGTCTGGCATCAGGCGGATACCTACCATATCCCCCGCATTTCCTATATAAATAAAATGGACAGGATCGGGGCGGACTTCTACGAGGTGCTGGAGGAAATCGTCGCAAAACTCGGGGCGGTTCCGGTTCCCCTGCAGATTCCCATCGGGAAAGAATCTGCATTCGAAGGTGTCGTCGACCTGATCGACATGAAAGAGATACGATGGAATCAGACCGATCTTGGAACGTCGATGTCGGTTTCCGATATCGACGGATCGAGAAAAGAAGAGGCTGATAAGTGGCGTGAGGCCCTTTTTGATAAGATCTCTCCTTTTTCCGATACCCTTACAGAGCTTTTTCTCGAAGGCAGGGAAGTGCCTGTGGAGTTGATAAAGAAGACGATACGCGAGGCGACCCTGAATCAGAAAATCGTTCCGGTGTTTTGCGGGGCGTCGTTGAGAAATATCGGCGTACAACCCCTTCTTGATGCGGTCATCGATTACCTCCCTTCCCCGGATGAAATGCCCGCGTACATCGGCCGCCATGCAAAAAGCGAAAAAGAGGTCAAGGTCGTTTGCAGTGAAGACGGTCACCCGCTCGGGCTCGTCTTCAAAATCCAGACGGATAGGGAAGCGGGAAGCATTAATTTTATCAGAATGTATTCCGGTTCCATAAAAAAAGGGGCGACGGTTTTCAATATCAATAAAAAAAAGAGGGAGCGGGTCAACCGGCTGCTTCGTATGCATTCAAACAAATCGACGCAGCTTGATTCCGTTTCCGCGGGTGATATTGCCGCCGTGATCGGTTTCAAGTTATGCCAGACAGGGGACACCATCGGTGCGGAAAATTTCCCCGTATTGCTCGAAACCATGCATTTCCCCGAACCGGTGATATCGGTGGCGATCGAGCCGAAAACACTCTCCGATCGTAAAAAGCTGAAAGATACCCTCGAAATCCTCGAAAGGGAAGATCCGACTTTTATTATAAAGGAAAACGACGAAACCGGGCAGTTGCTTATCAGCGGGATGGGGGAACTTCATCTCGATGTCATTGTCACCAGGCTGATTCGCGATTTCAAACTCGACGCGCGGGTCGGTAAACCGCAGGTTTCCTACAGGGAATCGATTTCAAAAGCCGCCGTTCATACGGAGAAATTTCACAGAACGATAGGCGGCAAGGACAACACCGCGGAAATCACTCTTTCCGTCCGGCCACTTCCCCGGGGGAGCGGCAATACCTTTACCTCGCTGGTCTCCAAAGACAAACTGCCGGTCCAGTTTATCGAAGCCGCGAAACGGGGCGTAACCGGGGCCTTTTCTTCGGGTATCATGTACGGGTATCAGACGATCGATATCGGGGTCACCCTCGATGACGCGGCCTTCAATCCTGCCACATCCTCTCTTTTCGCATTCGAGGCGGCGGGATCCCTTGGTTTTGATGCGGCATGCAGAAAGGCGAAACCCATCCTCCTGGAACCGATCATGAAAGTCGATGTCATGACCCCGAACGAATTCGTCGGTGAAGTGATAGGAAATCTGAACGGCAGGGGGGGGACGATCGTCAGTCATGAAAGCAGACCGACCACCGAACACATTCGTGCGGAGGTGCCGCTTGCCGCAATGTTCGGTTACTCGACTTCCTTGAGGAGTACGACACAGGGCCGGGCGACATTTGCCATGGAGTTCTCCCACTTCGCGCCGAAAGAGGGGGGTGAAAAACCGTAA
- the ilvB gene encoding biosynthetic-type acetolactate synthase large subunit, whose amino-acid sequence MKKTGAKLIIEAMKKEGVEVIFGYPGGSVIPIFDELYHEPSIHVVLTRHEQGAVHAADGYARSTGKTGVCLVTSGPGATNTITGLATANFDSVPIVLLTGQVIRPMIGNDAFQEADMVGISRPVTKHNYLVNDRAHLGQTLKEAFFIANSGRPGPVVVDLPKDVVNEQLDDEYPETISIRGYNPVYVGHAGQIKKIAEAIKVSKKPVFYIGGGIHISGASEIFRKVVEKTKIPTISSLMGIGAIRSDHPLYLGMVGMHGTYASNMAMTETDLIIGIGTRFDDRVTGDLGKFAPHAKIIHIDIDPATIARNVTVEIPIVGDARQVLEKLMPLLHPADIDEWREIVSGWKKDYPLPDEEGKEIMPQRVVKEISEIFPEAIITTEVGQNQMFAALYYNFTKPRTFLTSGGLGTMGYGFPAAIGAQMGNRNKKVIDIAGDGSIQMNIQELATAVQEGLPVIVAILNNGYLGMVRQWQQIFKNSRYAATCLMRRPECPFHCEGKAGSWCHLYTVDFVKLADAYGAVGMRVTKPEEIKPALEEAGKSKDKPVFIDFIIARESNVFPMVPPGAGINEMLLGKEK is encoded by the coding sequence ATGAAAAAAACAGGTGCAAAACTCATTATCGAAGCGATGAAAAAGGAAGGGGTCGAGGTGATTTTCGGTTATCCGGGGGGATCGGTCATTCCCATCTTCGACGAACTCTATCATGAGCCATCGATTCATGTCGTTCTGACCCGTCACGAGCAGGGTGCCGTTCATGCCGCTGATGGTTATGCGAGGTCGACCGGGAAAACCGGCGTCTGCCTTGTCACGAGTGGTCCCGGGGCCACCAACACGATTACGGGACTGGCGACCGCGAATTTTGACTCTGTCCCTATCGTTCTTCTTACCGGTCAGGTAATCCGGCCGATGATCGGAAACGATGCGTTCCAGGAAGCGGACATGGTCGGTATATCACGTCCGGTGACAAAGCATAATTACCTGGTCAACGACAGGGCCCACCTCGGCCAGACCTTAAAAGAGGCGTTCTTTATCGCGAATTCGGGAAGACCCGGACCGGTCGTCGTCGATCTTCCGAAAGATGTGGTAAACGAACAGCTCGATGACGAGTATCCGGAGACCATTTCGATACGCGGCTATAATCCCGTTTATGTGGGCCATGCGGGTCAGATCAAGAAAATAGCGGAGGCGATCAAGGTTTCAAAAAAACCGGTATTTTATATCGGCGGAGGGATTCATATCTCGGGCGCGTCGGAGATATTCAGGAAAGTGGTCGAAAAAACGAAAATACCGACGATTTCGTCGTTGATGGGGATCGGGGCGATCCGGAGCGATCATCCCCTCTATCTTGGCATGGTCGGAATGCACGGCACATATGCATCGAATATGGCCATGACGGAGACCGATCTCATCATCGGAATCGGCACCAGATTCGATGACCGTGTGACCGGGGACCTCGGCAAGTTTGCGCCTCACGCGAAAATTATCCATATCGATATCGATCCGGCCACTATCGCGAGAAATGTCACGGTCGAAATTCCGATTGTCGGCGATGCGCGACAGGTCCTCGAAAAACTCATGCCGCTTCTTCATCCCGCGGATATCGACGAATGGCGGGAGATTGTTTCAGGCTGGAAAAAGGATTATCCGCTACCCGATGAAGAAGGAAAGGAAATCATGCCGCAGCGAGTCGTGAAGGAGATCAGCGAGATATTCCCTGAGGCGATCATTACCACGGAAGTCGGCCAGAACCAGATGTTTGCCGCTCTCTATTACAATTTCACGAAGCCCAGGACATTTCTCACTTCCGGCGGACTCGGGACAATGGGATATGGTTTTCCCGCCGCGATCGGGGCCCAGATGGGAAACAGGAATAAAAAGGTAATCGATATCGCCGGCGACGGTTCGATACAGATGAATATCCAGGAACTCGCGACCGCGGTCCAGGAAGGGCTTCCGGTTATTGTCGCCATTCTGAACAACGGTTACCTCGGGATGGTTCGGCAGTGGCAGCAGATTTTCAAGAATTCACGGTACGCAGCCACCTGTCTCATGAGAAGGCCCGAGTGCCCCTTTCATTGCGAAGGCAAAGCCGGTTCATGGTGTCATCTTTACACGGTCGATTTTGTCAAGTTGGCCGACGCGTACGGCGCCGTCGGCATGCGGGTGACGAAGCCGGAAGAGATAAAGCCGGCACTCGAAGAAGCCGGAAAATCCAAGGATAAACCGGTATTTATCGATTTTATCATCGCGAGGGAATCGAATGTGTTTCCGATGGTTCCACCCGGGGCCGGAATCAATGAGATGCTGTTAGGAAAGGAGAAATGA
- the ilvN gene encoding acetolactate synthase small subunit yields the protein MKHTFYLLVENHQGVLARIAGLFSGRGYNLESLTVGVTSDPTVSRITLVCIGDDMIMEQIKKQLNKIVDVIKVVDITYLPSVNRELSLIKINAKSSQRGEIFQIADVFRAKILDVGQSTMILEITGTSEKIDDFIALLSPYTIIELARSGLVSMERGKKLKKE from the coding sequence ATGAAACACACATTTTATTTGCTTGTCGAAAACCATCAGGGCGTACTTGCCAGGATCGCAGGACTGTTTTCCGGAAGGGGATATAATCTCGAAAGCCTTACGGTGGGCGTGACGTCGGACCCTACCGTTTCGCGGATCACCCTCGTCTGTATCGGTGATGATATGATCATGGAGCAGATTAAAAAGCAGTTGAATAAAATAGTCGATGTCATCAAGGTCGTGGATATTACCTATCTCCCCTCCGTTAACAGGGAGCTTTCACTGATAAAAATCAATGCCAAATCATCGCAGCGGGGGGAGATTTTCCAGATAGCGGATGTATTCCGGGCAAAAATATTGGATGTGGGGCAAAGCACGATGATTCTGGAGATAACGGGGACGAGTGAAAAGATTGACGATTTTATCGCCCTCCTTTCTCCGTATACGATTATCGAACTTGCTCGAAGCGGTCTTGTTTCAATGGAGAGGGGTAAAAAGCTTAAAAAGGAGTAG